The following are from one region of the Takifugu rubripes chromosome 16, fTakRub1.2, whole genome shotgun sequence genome:
- the ccm2 gene encoding cerebral cavernous malformations protein 2 homolog, with the protein MEEDVKKVKKPGIVSPFKRVFLKGEKGRDKKAQEKTTERRALHTFSLSQPDHHIDPDILLNDYIEKEVKYLGQLTSVPGYLNPSSRTEMLQLIDTARKSHQLAGQLTSEQDAVVSLSAYNIKLVWRDGEDIILRVPIHDIAAVSYIRDDSLHLVVIKTAQESGGSPCPSSCPDLNKSQTLSSLSESGAVLVEVCCLLVLAVENKAAAEELCLLLSQVFQIVYTESTIDFLDRAIFDGATTPTRHLSVYSDDSGKGDAKETFEEDASTFPFQGSIEAEEGSPSGSTPASPQTKTASEGELSTTAAELLQDYMTTLRTKLSSQEIQQFATLLHEYRNGASIHEFCINLRQLYGDSRKFLLLGLRPFIPEKDSQHFENFLETIGVKDGRGIITDSFGRYRRTASSASDSTTNGNGAGEESAASDEGQETSEGDEWDRMITDISNDIEALGCSMDQEGVTP; encoded by the exons ATGGAGGAGGATgtgaaaaaagtgaaaaag CCTGGTATTGTGTCTCCGTTCAAGCGAGTCTTCTTGAAAGGAGAGAAGGGACGAGACAAGAAGGCCcaggagaaaaccacagagcgcCGAGCTCTCCACACCTTCTCACTCTCTCAGCCCGATCACCACATTGACCCTGACATCCTGCTTAATGACTACATTGAGAAGGAAGTCAAA TATTTGGGGCAGCTGACATCAGTTCCAGGATATTTAAACCCATCAAGTCGCACAGAAATGCTGCAGCTCATCGACACTGCAAGG AAATCCCATCAGTTGGCAGGCCAGCTGACGTCAGAGCAGGACGCAGTGGTGAGTCTGTCGGCCTACAACATCAAATTGGTGTGGCGGGATGGAGAGGACATCATCCTGAGGGTGCCCATCCACGACATCGCCGCCGTGTCCTACATTCGGGACGACTCCCTGCATCTGGTGGTGATCAAAACGG CCCAGGAGTCTGGAGGCTCTCCGTGTCCCAGCTCGTGTCCTGATCTCAACAAATCACAGACCCTGAGCTCCTTATCAGAGAGCGGAGCGGTGCTCGTGGAGGTTTGCTGTCTGCTTGTTTTGGCTGTTGAAAATAAG gcagctgcagaggagctgtgTCTCCTGCTCAGCCAGGTCTTTCAGATCGTTTACACAGAATCAACCATCGACTTCTTGGACAGGGCAATTTTTGACGGAGCAACGACACCTACAAGACACCTGTCTGTGTACAGCG ATGATTCAGGTAAAGGTGATGCCAAGGAGACTTTTGAAGAAGATGCCAGTACTTT TCCTTTCCAGGGTTCCATAGAGGCAGAGGAAGGCTCCCCGTCTGGTTCTACGCCCGCGTCCCCTCAAACAAAGACGGCGAGTGAAGGAGAGCTCAGCAccacagctgcagagctgctgcaaGACTACATGACCACA CTGAGGACCAAGCTGTCGTCGCAGGAGATTCAGCAGTTTGCCACCCTGCTCCATGAATACCGCAACGGTGCTTCCATCCATGAGTTCTGCATTAACCTACGACAGCTCTACGGGGACAGCAGGAAGTTCCTTCTACTCG GCCTGCGACCcttcatcccagagaaggacAGCCAGCACTTTGAGAATTTCCTGGAGACCATCGGTGTGAAGGACGGGCGGGGCATCATCACAGACAGCTTCGGTCGCTACCGGCGCACAGCCAGCTCCGCCTCCGACTCCACCACCAACGGCAACGGAGCGGGCGAAGAGAGCGCCGCCTCCGACGAGGGCCAAGAGACCTCGGAGGGCGACGAATGGGACCGCATGATCACCGACATCAGCAACGACATCGAGGCGCTGGGCTGCAGCATGGACCAGGAAGGAGTGACGCCGTGa
- the fam167ab gene encoding protein FAM167A: MDVPSVPRIMVEGACVLEEECGDNVPTDDHLLNLKALTEKLRLETRRPSYLEWKAQVEAASFKGKRTVGALVQVGPEGGAEETEANSDLFQCNLPSGVQKTFGNIDEALRWLRRELSDMRLQDQQLARQLMRLRSDINKLKIEQACHLHRRMLNDATFGLEEQDELSDLLFECPVTPGLGLSAPLRLIGVTKMNINSRRFSLC; this comes from the exons ATGGACGTGCCCTCAGTGCCTCGTATCATGGTGGAGGGAGCCTGTGTCCTGGAGGAAGAGTGCGGGGACAATGTGCCCACAGACGACCATCTGCTGAACCTGAAGGCCCTGACAGAGAAACTGAGACTGGAGACGAGGAGGCCGTCTTACCTGGAGTGGAAAGCTCAGGTGGAGGCGGCGAGCTTCAAGGGGAAGAGAACCGTGGGAGCTCTGGTCCAAGTTGGCCCTGAGGGAGGAGCCGAAGAGACTGAGGCGAACTCTGATCTGTTCCAGTGCAACCTGCCGTCGGGGGTGCAGAAGACATTCGGGAACATTGACGAAGCCCTCAGGTGGTTGAGGAGGGAACTG TCAGACATGCGTCTGCAGGACCAGCAGCTAGCCAGGCAGCTCATGCGGCTCCGGAGCGACATCAACAAGCTGAAGATTGAGCAGGCGTGTCATCTGCACCGCCGGATGCTCAACGACGCCACCTTtggcctggaggagcaggacgaGCTGTCGGACCTGCTGTTCGAGTGTCCGGTCACCCCTGGGCTCGGACTCTCGGCCCCGCTGAGGCTCATCGGCGTCACCAAGATGAATATTAACTCCCGCCGGTTTTCGCTCTGCTAG